A part of Gambusia affinis linkage group LG19, SWU_Gaff_1.0, whole genome shotgun sequence genomic DNA contains:
- the cln3 gene encoding battenin, producing the protein MVRTMERSASINADQPEQLGSNGGCVKWRNWCGFWLLGLCNNFAYVVMLSAAHDILVKQESKNSTATASDQLAVGLRAGNRSNSSRYDCSPVSTGAVLLADILPTLFIKISAPFVIHKVPYGFRVLFCVAMAAASFLFVSLSSAVWLSIVGVIFASISSGLGELSFLSLSVFFNRDVLEGWGSGTGAAGVTGSLLYAGLIQAQVSPETTLLIMLIVPVAMLVSYFFLLVPEPSLPQWSRSETECPPVDSEERQRLMDESEDDLETPAPEDRTMGPVTLQEKLAVIKGLLLPFVIPLGLVYFAEYFINQCLMELLFFHNSSLSHAEQYRWYQTLYQVGVFVSRSSLRLKKFRKTWIFSLLQVVNAVFLIFAVLFQFLPSIWIVFVIILYEGLLGGAAYVNTFHFISKETESRYREFAMATSSVGDSLGIAVAGAAAFPTHSYFCSL; encoded by the exons ATGGTTAGGACCATGGAGCGCTCAGCCAGCATTAATGCGGACCAACCCGAGCAGCTTGGTTCTAATG GTGGTTGTGTTAAATGGCGCAACTGGTGCGGCTTTTG GCTCCTTGGACTCTGCAACAATTTTGCTTATGTGGTCATGCTGAGTGCAGCTCATGACATCCTCGTAAAGCAAGAATCAAAAAACTCAACAGCGACT GCCTCAGATCAGCTGGCTGTGGGTCTCCGAGCTGGAAACCGTAGCAACAGCAGTCGCTACGACTGCAGTCCTGTCAGCACAGGG GCTGTGCTGCTGGCTGACATTCTTCCAACACTCTTCATCAAGATTTCGGCTCCCTTTGTGATCCACAAAGTTCCCTATGG TTTTCGGGTGCTGTTTTGTGTCGCCATGGCAGCAGCaagtttcctgtttgtttccctTTCCTCCGCTGTGTGGCTAAGTATCGTCG GAGTGATCTTTGCCAGTATAAGCTCTGGCCTGGGGGAACTATCATTCCTGTcactcagtgttttcttcaaCAG GGATGTTCTGGAAGGCTGGGGTTCTGGGACCGGTGCTGCTGGTGTTACTGGTTCCCTCCTCTATGCAGGCCTCATCCAAGCACAAGTCTCCCCCGAGACCACACTGCTCATCATGCTAATTGTCCCGGTTGCAATGCTAGTTAG CTATTTCTTTCTGCTGGTTCCTGAACCTTCTCTACCTCAGTGGAGCAGGTCGGAGACAGAGTGTCCACCTGTGGACTCGGAGGAACGACAGCGACTGATGGACGAATCAGAAGATGACCTGGAGACACCAGCTCCAG AGGACAGGACCATGGGACCGGTCACCCTGCAGGAGAAGTTAGCCGTCATCAAG GGCTTGTTATTACCGTTTGTTATCCCTCTGGGACTGGTCTACTTTGCTGAGTACTTCATCAACCAATGCTTG ATGGAGCTCCTGTTTTTTCACAACTCTTCCTTATCACATGCGGAACAGTATCGCTG GTACCAGACTCTGTACCAGGTTGGTGTGTTCGTGTCCCGATCCTCTCTGCGTTTGAAAAAGTTCAGGAAAACTTGGATTTTCTCGCTACTGCAG GTGGTGAACGCAGTATTCCTCATCTTTGCTGTGCTCTTCCAGTTCCTGCCCAGCATCTGGATTGTCTTTGTTATAATTCTCTATGAGGGTCTGTTGGGTGGAGCAGCCTATGTAAACACCTTCCACTTCATCAGCAAGGAG ACTGAGAGCAGATACAGAGAGTTTGCCATGGCAACGTCCAGTGTGGGAGACAGTCTGGGAATAGCTGTGGCTGGAGCTGCAGCTTTCCCCACACATAGCTACTTCTGTTCCCTGTGA